CTCTCATCGCGGCTGTCCCAGGTTTCACTTCCGATGTAGGGCCCTCGGGCACGGGCCACTTGTTCAAAGACCTTCCAGACCTGGTTCAGGGGCATCTGATCGGCCTTGATGTCCAGGAGTTGGGTGTACGGGATGTCTTTTCCCTGGGGATCCTTGGCATTCCTGGAATGGATGTAGAGGGCGGCGTTTTCGTTGCCCACCTTCCCACCCGACGGGAGCATGCGCCATTTGGGAATGGCGAGGGGAACCGTTGGTGTTGGTTCTGGCGCCTGGGCTGCCAATCGGAGACCGGATACCAGAAGCAGCGCCAGAACTGCCATGGCACCGAAAGCCGGCGCGCTGGATGTCCGGCGTGGAGGTAGAAGAAGATGAGAAATGCGTTCCATGAGCGAGCCTCCGTGGGCTGCAGGTGCGGGTTCGAGGGGAACGCGGCCGAGGCCGCGGAGTTCCAAAGTTGTGAGCGCCTCGGCCAGGGGAAGGGAATCCCCCACCAGGTGAGCGGCGAAGGTGTCGCAGGCGAGTTCCCGTTCTGCGCGGATTCTGCGGGAAAGCCACCAGACACCGGGGTGATAGAACAGCACGACTTCCAGCAGGGACTGCAGAAGGTTGACGGCGTAGTCATGGCGCAGCACATGGGCCAGTTCGTGGGCGAGCAGGGCTTCCAAATGGGCCGGTGGCAGGTTCAGGAACCAGCCCGCAGGCACGAGGATGGCTGGACGGAGAATGCCGACCACGCTCGGGCCGACGAGCCCCTCGCAGATGAGCAGCGTCACAGCCCGCTTCAGACCCGCACGGCGGCAAAGATCCAACAGTCGACCTTGCAGAGCATCCGGTGCCAACTCTGAGTGGCGCCAACGCAAGCGCTGGAGCCAGGCCCAGCCGCCCGCCAAACGCAGCAGGCTGACGAACACTCCCATGGCCCAAACCGCCACCACCCAAGGCATCGCCCGCTCGAGACTCCTGGCCATACGCGTCCGCAGGGCGGGAACCGGGGCGGGAACGACTTGGCTGAGGGCCGGCCCCTCAGGCTTTGGATGGCCCTGGACGAGGAGGACCGACGAGGTGCTCGAGGGGAGCGGCACCAGATGGCGGAGAGGAAGCCCCGTCATCAGCAGGAGAGCCAGAACGGCCACGGCGTAGCGCAGGCGGGGTGAAGCGCCGCGCAATTGGCGCAACACCAGGGCCGCGGCCAGGGCCACGAGCGTTCCTTCCCAAAGGGAATGCAGAATCGCCCATCCCACCATCGGGAGCCAGGAGGCGTGCAGGAGACCGTTCATGACCGGCTCCGGCGCGCTTCATTCAGCAGGCTCTGGATGGCGTCCAGTTCAGCGGGGCTGGTCTGCCCCGCCTTCAGGGCGTGGACCAGCAATTCGCTGGCCGACCCGGCGAAGGCCTTCGCCATGAGGTCGGATACCAGCTGCCCCTTGGTCTGTCCTTCCGCCACCGCAGCCCGGTACACATGGCTGCGTTCAGAGTCGTCCCGGTTGACCAAACCCTTCTCCAACATCACCTGCACGGCTTTGAGGACCGTGGTGTAGCCCAGGTCGCGTTCCTGGGACAACGCCTCGTGCAGCTGGCGTACGGTGGAAGGGCCCTTCGCCCAGAGCAGGCGGAGGACCGATAGCTCGGCATCGGTGGGGATGGGAAGGCCTTCGGAAGGATGGGTGGGCATGGGTGCTCCTGAACTACGGTGATCATCGTACGGCGATTGCCGTGATAGTCAACGGCAATCGCCGTACTTTGTAAAATATTTATACAAATGGTTATTTATCAAATATTTAAACGAACATTATTGACCCGACCATCCGGGTTGGAGCCTACCCCAACCGCACGGTCCGCATGCATCGCTCGGCAAGGCCCGGGTTGTGGGTGACCAGCAGGGTGGTGGGGCGCAGCTCCGCATGGAGGCTCAGGAGGAAGCCGAAGACCTCCTCGGCGGTGGCGGGGTCGAGATTTCCGGTGGGTTCGTCCAGCAGCCAGAGGGCGGGCTTGCGCACCAGGGCGCGGGCCAGGCCGGCGCGGGCGGCCTGGCCGCCGGAAAGCTGGCCGGGCAGGCGCTCGCCGAGATCCCCCAGGCCCACGGTGGCCAGGAGTTGTCCGATCCAGGCCTCGCCGCCACCGGAGACTTCGCCCTCGATGAGCAGGGGCATGCGCAGGTTTTCCCGCACGGTGAATTCAGGCAGCAGGTGGGGTTGCTGGAAGGCCAGGCCCACGCGGCGGCGGCGGTAGAGGGCGCGGGTCTCGGCGCCCTCGGGCACGGGATCCCCGCCGATCACGATGCTGCCCCCCTCCCAGTGATCCAGCCCGGCCACGCAGTTCAGCAGGGTGGTCTTGCCCACGCCGGAGACGCCGACGACGGCGCAGAGGCTGCCGGCCTCCACCTCGAGGTCGAAGCCGTCGAAGACCGGATGCGCGTTGCCGGGGTAGGTCTTGTGCAGGCCTTGAATGGAAAGGGGCTGTCCGATCATTCCGCCCTCAGCGCATCGACGGGGTCCAGGGCGGCGGCCTTCTTGGCCGGGTAGCGGGCCGCCAGCCAGGAGACCAGCAGGGGGAAGACGGCCACCAGCAGCAGGTCCACCAGCTTGAGCCGGAAGGGCATGTAGGTGATGAAGTCGTAGACGGCGGCCGGGAGCTTCAGCAGGCGGAAGTGGTCGAGGATCAGGCAGAGTGGCACGCTGATGCCCAGGCCCCAGGCCGTGCCGACGACGCCGATGCGCAGCCCCTGCAGCTCGAAGAGCCGCTGGATCTGCTTCGGCGTGGCACCCAGGGCCAGCAGCACCCCCAGGTCGCGGCGCTTCTCGGTCACCAGGAGGACGAGCGAGGCGACGATGTTGAAGGCGGCCACCAGCACGATGAGGCTGAGGATGGCGGCGAAAGCCCATTTCTCCACCGTGAGGGCGGCGAAGAGGGACTTGTTTGATTCGCGCAAGTCTGTGGCGTGATAGGCGGGGCCGAGGGTCTCCAACACCCGGGGCTTCACCTCCGCGATGGCGTCGATGCTCTGGGCGCGGACCTCGATCATCTCGGCGCGGCCCTCGGAGCGGGCGATGCGCATGGCATCGCCGAGGTGGATGAAGGCCCAGGCCTTGTCGTACTCGGAGCTGTGGCTGTGGAAGGTGCCGGCCACGCGGAAGGCAGCCACCTTGGGCTGTTGGCCGCCCAGCCCCAGCTCCAGGCGGAAGAAGGCCAGGGCCACGGTGTCGCCGACCTTCAGGCCGAGCCGCTGGGCCAGCTCCTTGCCGACGACGATCTCGCCCTCCTTCAGCTGCTCGATGGGGACGGGCTGCATGGAGTCGAAGATGCTGGAGGTGCCGTGGGCCGTGGCAGGATCCACGGCCTTCACCACGACGGCTTCGGGCGGCACCTCGCTATCCGTGCGGCGCAGCAGGCCCTTTTCCAGGCGAATGGGCGAGGCGGCCTGCACGCCGGGGATGGCGCGGACGGTCTTCAGGGCGCCTTCGGTATCCGGGATGTCGCCGGCCAGGTGGAACACGGTGAAGTGGGCCGTGGCGCTGAAGAGCGTGGCCTGGATCTCCTCGCGGAACCCGTTCATCACGGCCAGGGTCACCACCATGGCGAAGACGCCCAGGGCCGTGCCGCCGCGGGCGAAGCGCACCATGGTGCGCACGAAGGCCCCCTTGCGGTGGGTCTTGAGGTAGCGCTCAGCGACGGTGCGTTCGAACAAGGCCATGCGACCAGACTAGCCGATGCCCAGGTGCTCCTCGATCATGCGGCGGAAATCCAGGTCCAGGGCGTAGGGCTTCACGAGGATCTGGGCCACCCCGGTCTCCTGGGCGCCCAGCACCAGGTCCGCATCCACCGAGGCCTCGGCCAGGATCACGGGGGGCATGTCCTCTTCCATGCGGTGCTTCAGCAGGGAGGCCAGGCCCAGGCCCTGCACCTCGGCCACGCCGCCGTCCACCAGCACCAGGTTCAGGCCGGGGCGGTCCAGGTGGTCCAGGAGGTCCGTGAGGGTGGCCGCGCAGAGGACACGGCCGTAGCCGTCCTCGGTGAGGAAGGCCGCCAGCTGGTCCCGGTCAGGCCCCTCGGGCATGGCCAGGAGGATGCCCCGGGTCCGCTTTTTCACGCGGAGGAGGGCTTGGGAGCGCTCATCGATGGGTGCGACCGGAGCGGCAGGGGGAGGCGGCTCGGGGGTGGCGAGGGCTGCCGGGGGCGGCGCAGGGGAGGGCGCTGGGGCAGCCGCTGGGGCGGCCGCGGGAGCCGCTTCAGGCTCCTTCTTCGGGGCGGGCCGGGGGTGGATGGGCTCTTCCGCCTCCCGGTCGGCCTCGGGCTGGCGGCGGGCCTTGGGGGGGACGCTGGTGGGGATGGCGGTGGTCCGGCTGGCCACCAGGGCCCGCACGGGGGCCAGGAGGGACTCCTTCCCGGACTCGAAGGCGATCCCCACGAGCAGGCCCTGGTTGCTGGCGTCCACATAGGCCACGGTGCCGGCCAGCTCGATGGTGGGGCACTTGGGCAGCTTGGAGAGCTTGACCAGCATGAGGGGCTGGCCCACGGGCATCAGGTTCGGTCCCAGGTGCATTTTCCGCTGGGTCTTGACCTCCATGGCCCGGTCCACGCGGACGCACACCCCGGTCTCGCTGATGTTCTCGACGCTGCCGTTGATGCCCACGCCATCGAAGAGACCGGTGAGCACGGTGGCCGTGGCGCCTTCCCGGGCGTTCAGGCGGGCCCGGGGCTTCTTCCGCCGCTCGGCCAGGCTGATGGCGGCGGGAAGCTCCAGGGCCGCCGAGCCCGGCTTCATCTCCAGGAGGCGGCCCACCGCCTTGAAGCGCAGGCCATCCAGCACGAAGAGAAGGTTCAGGTTCACGCCCTTGTCGGCCATCAGAGGGCCCTGGAGGTTCAGGCCAACCCGCTCCTCGGACACGGAGGCGAGGGTGGCCGACACGCTCCGCCCATTGCCGTCCATCAGGGTGATCGCCGTCCGCACCCGCTGGGCTTCTTCCAGGTAGGCGAGGACCACCTCGGATCCCTCCGACGGCTTGGATTTTTTCAGCCCGAACATGGCCATGCAGACTCGGCTCCCGCTTCTCTGCATCGTCCAGAGTGGCGGGGGCTTGATTATTGCCGCCCGGCACGGCAGCTTTGCCTCATGACCGAATCCCTCCCGCGCTGTCTGCTCATCGCCCGCCAGGGCCCCGAGGACCGGGAGGACCGCATCGAGGACCACCTGCTGGAGCTGGCGGAACTGGCCCGCAGCTGCGGTTTCGAGGTCTGGGCCCGGCGGCGGCTGAAGCGCCCCCAGATCGCCTCGAGGACCTTCTACGGCTCGGGGCAGCTGGAGGCCCTGGCGGATGAGGCGGCCCGCCAGGGGGTGCGCCACCTCATCTGCGACGACGAATTGAGCGGCAGCCAGGTCAACGCCATCGAGAAGCTCACGAACCTCATCTGTCTGGATCGCACGGGTCTCATTCTCAGCATCTTCGAGCAGCGGGCCCAGACTCGGGAGGCCAAGGCCCAGGTCGAGCTGGCCCGGTGCGAATACGAGCTGCCCCGCCTCAAGGGGGCCTGGACCCACCTGGAGCGCCAGGGCGGCGGCGTGGGTCTGCGCGGCGGCCCCGGCGAGACCCAGATCGAAGTGGACCGCCGCATGATCCGCACCCGCATCAGCCAGCTCAAGCGGGAGCTGGCCCACCTGGAACAGGTGCGGAAGACCCAGCGGGAGGGGCGGCCCAAGGGCATGCCCCGCGTGGCCCTGGTGGGCTACACCAACGCCGGGAAGACCAGCCTGCTGAAAGCCCTGACCGGGGAGGGCGAGCCCCGGGACCTGCTCTTCGCCACCCTGGACACCACCACCCGCAAGGCCTGGCTGGGCCAGGACTTCGACCCCGAGACCGGCGAGGGCGACGCCGAGCCCAAGCACTGCCTGGTGGCCGACACCGTGGGCTTCATCCGCAAGCTGCCCCACCAGCTGGTGGCGGCCTTCCGCAGCACCCTGGGCGAAGTCCGCACCGCCGACGCCCTGCTGGTGGTGGCCGATGCCGCCCACCCGGACCTGGAGGATCACCTCAAGGTCGTGGGGGCCACCCTGCGCGAGATCGGCTGCGAGCCCGAGGACATCGGGGCCCAGCCCCGGCTCCTGGTGCTGAACCAGGTGGATCGCCTCCACCGCCCCCAGAAGCTGGAGCTGAAGAAGCGCCACCCCGGCGCAATCCAGACCTGCGCCCTCCAGGGCGCCGGAATCGGGGAGATCCGGGGCTGGCTCCGGGAGCTCATTCCCGGCCCCCCCAAACCCCGGACCCTGGAAGCCTGGGAACTGCCCGAGCCCGTTCCCGCTCCCTAAGGGGGGGGCGGGGCTGATGGCGCCGCAGCTCAGGCTTTGGGCGCCGAGTCTTTCCGGGGCAGCATGCCCACGGTGGACGCCAGACCCATGGCCAGGAGGATCCTCAGGAAGAACAGGTTGCGGCTGAGGCCGTGGGCCTTGTTGTAGGCCACGCGGTCGGCGTGGTCCGGCGCCAGGGTCTCGATGGGGGCGCCAATGCGGGCGCGGATGGCCCGCACCTTGGGCGTGACCACGAAGGTGCTGGCCAGGCACATGAGCAGGGCCACCAGCCAAGCGGCGCTCCAGAGGCGGATGGGACCGACGATCTCCTCTTTCACCTCGGCCATCCAGCGGGCGCCCCAGCTCAGGCCCGCGAGACCGAAAGCGACCCAGGCCGCCCAGTCCAGGCGCCCGATGGTCAGGCCCGCCAGGCGCCCCGCCACATCCCGGCTGGGCAGTTCCTGGAAGAGGAGGGGGGCCGAGAAGGCGCCGAACCCCAGGGCCGCTCCCGCCCACAGCAGCAGCAGGGCGACCGAGACCTGATCAAGACGACGAAGGGTGCTGGGGCTCATGGATGTCCCGGGGAGGAAGGGTGAAGGGCGAAGCGGCCCCTACCACTCGTTGTAGGGGATTCCGTCCTCGCTCTTGTCCGTGGAGCCACTGCGCACCCGGAAGATGCCCACTTCCGCATCGGGGTTGTCCGGATCGGGGGGTTCGAGCTCGGTCTGCCAGGTGTCCTTGGAGCGGGTCATGGGATCAACCGGGATGTCCCGCAGGTAGTGCAGCTCCCGCAGGGCGCCGAGGTTCGAGGGGTACTTGCCCCGGTCCGCCCGGAACTGCTCCAGGGCGTGGTTGAGCTGGAAGAGGTTCTCCTTGAGCACCGCCTCCCGCGCCATCTGCGTCTTGTGGCGATAACCCGCCAGGCCCACCGTGGCCAGCAAGGCCAGGATGGTCATGACCGCGACCAGTTCGATGAGCGTGAAGCCGCGCTGGCGGGAGGGGGTGAGGCGCATGGAATTACCTTACCTCAGGTGGCCGGCGGGCGGTTGAAGGTGGGCGTTCCGGCCCGGGGCGGCTGGATCCGGGCGGCTCCACCGCAGAGGAGGTGGCATGCTTGGGGCATCTCCGGAGGCGCCATGTCCCGCAAGGTCAACCTGCTCCTCGCAGGCCTTCTGATGGTCCTGGGCGGTGCCTGCAAGCGTCCCGAGACGGCCGTATGGGAGCGCCCGGTGCAGCGGATCGAGCTGGTGCAGACGGTCCCGGGCATGACCCCGGACGAGGAAAGGGCCCTGGTGGCCCAGCTGTCCGAGGGATTGGGGGTTCCGGTCGACGCCCCGGACCAGGGGGCGGGTCCCGTCCGGATCTTCCGCCTCACCCTGAAGGGAGGGCCCAACCCCAATGTTGGGCGGGGCCTCGGAAAGACCCTGCTGGTCTCGACCGGCGGCGGGGCGCTGATGGGGCTGCTCATTCCAGCCTTCGGGTTCACCACCTGGGCCACCGTTCGTTCCGCCGCCCTCGCCACCGGTGCCGGAGGTCTCCTGGGGCTCGCCTACGGCCCCTTCTGGTTCAAGGACAACCAGAGTCTGGAACAGGAGATGGGCTATCTCCCCTGGTATTTCATCGCCGAGTGGGATGTGCTGGAACGCAGGCCGCGCTTCGGTGAAGAGGTGGTGGCTCACAGCGGGAGCCCCGGGGTCTTCTTTGGCCGGCACACGCCCCATTTGGACCTGAGGTCCACGATGAAGCCGCTGCCTCCCGAATCCCGAAGCGAGGCCGAAATCCGCCAGGCCAGCCTGAAGGCCTACGGCGAAGCCTTGGTGAAGCACTTCCGCAAGAAAGGCTAGAGAACACCGCGCTTCTTCTGATCCAGCTCAATGGAGTCGTACAGAGCCTGGAGAACGACGATGGGTGCCGAACCTCCCTCACCAGGAGGGCGAATCTAACGAATGGCACGAGTCATTCCGGGAGAGGTCTGAGCCCGAAGGGCGAAGAGGTTGCCCTCGCCGAAGCCCATGGGGCGACCGACCATCGGAGGCTTCGGGGGAACAGGCGCGGCGTTAGAGAACGCCGCGCTTCTTCTGATCCAGCTCAATGGAGTCGTACAGAGCCTGGAAGTTGCCCTCGCCGAAGCCCATGTTCCCCCGCCGCTGGATGATCTCGAAGAACAGCGGCCCCAGCTGGTCTTCGGTGAAGATCTGGAGGAGGTAGCCGCTCTCGTCGCCATCGATCTGGATGCCCAGCTCCTGGGCCTCGGCGAGGCTTTCCCGCACGGTGTAGCCGCTCTTGGCGATGCGGCCCGGCAGCAGCTCGTAGTAGGTGTCGGGCACCCGGAGGAACTTGAAGCCCTGGGCCTGGAGGGTGCG
The window above is part of the Geothrix sp. genome. Proteins encoded here:
- a CDS encoding M56 family metallopeptidase → MNGLLHASWLPMVGWAILHSLWEGTLVALAAALVLRQLRGASPRLRYAVAVLALLLMTGLPLRHLVPLPSSTSSVLLVQGHPKPEGPALSQVVPAPVPALRTRMARSLERAMPWVVAVWAMGVFVSLLRLAGGWAWLQRLRWRHSELAPDALQGRLLDLCRRAGLKRAVTLLICEGLVGPSVVGILRPAILVPAGWFLNLPPAHLEALLAHELAHVLRHDYAVNLLQSLLEVVLFYHPGVWWLSRRIRAERELACDTFAAHLVGDSLPLAEALTTLELRGLGRVPLEPAPAAHGGSLMERISHLLLPPRRTSSAPAFGAMAVLALLLVSGLRLAAQAPEPTPTVPLAIPKWRMLPSGGKVGNENAALYIHSRNAKDPQGKDIPYTQLLDIKADQMPLNQVWKVFEQVARARGPYIGSETWDSRDERVVGPRVDIDLTGAKPEEVQIALNRLAEKFGEAPYQAPAGTDLQNFRVTKHTLKDGQICFDLHARQVSPGFLDQLLTTAKSVATSVDVKEVVMGFDRASDTFAGPKVDAIFEGLTLPELEARIRKLQAEAQ
- a CDS encoding BlaI/MecI/CopY family transcriptional regulator, with protein sequence MPTHPSEGLPIPTDAELSVLRLLWAKGPSTVRQLHEALSQERDLGYTTVLKAVQVMLEKGLVNRDDSERSHVYRAAVAEGQTKGQLVSDLMAKAFAGSASELLVHALKAGQTSPAELDAIQSLLNEARRSRS
- a CDS encoding ATP-binding cassette domain-containing protein, with the protein product MIGQPLSIQGLHKTYPGNAHPVFDGFDLEVEAGSLCAVVGVSGVGKTTLLNCVAGLDHWEGGSIVIGGDPVPEGAETRALYRRRRVGLAFQQPHLLPEFTVRENLRMPLLIEGEVSGGGEAWIGQLLATVGLGDLGERLPGQLSGGQAARAGLARALVRKPALWLLDEPTGNLDPATAEEVFGFLLSLHAELRPTTLLVTHNPGLAERCMRTVRLG
- a CDS encoding ABC transporter permease, with the translated sequence MALFERTVAERYLKTHRKGAFVRTMVRFARGGTALGVFAMVVTLAVMNGFREEIQATLFSATAHFTVFHLAGDIPDTEGALKTVRAIPGVQAASPIRLEKGLLRRTDSEVPPEAVVVKAVDPATAHGTSSIFDSMQPVPIEQLKEGEIVVGKELAQRLGLKVGDTVALAFFRLELGLGGQQPKVAAFRVAGTFHSHSSEYDKAWAFIHLGDAMRIARSEGRAEMIEVRAQSIDAIAEVKPRVLETLGPAYHATDLRESNKSLFAALTVEKWAFAAILSLIVLVAAFNIVASLVLLVTEKRRDLGVLLALGATPKQIQRLFELQGLRIGVVGTAWGLGISVPLCLILDHFRLLKLPAAVYDFITYMPFRLKLVDLLLVAVFPLLVSWLAARYPAKKAAALDPVDALRAE
- a CDS encoding PilZ domain-containing protein produces the protein MAMFGLKKSKPSEGSEVVLAYLEEAQRVRTAITLMDGNGRSVSATLASVSEERVGLNLQGPLMADKGVNLNLLFVLDGLRFKAVGRLLEMKPGSAALELPAAISLAERRKKPRARLNAREGATATVLTGLFDGVGINGSVENISETGVCVRVDRAMEVKTQRKMHLGPNLMPVGQPLMLVKLSKLPKCPTIELAGTVAYVDASNQGLLVGIAFESGKESLLAPVRALVASRTTAIPTSVPPKARRQPEADREAEEPIHPRPAPKKEPEAAPAAAPAAAPAPSPAPPPAALATPEPPPPAAPVAPIDERSQALLRVKKRTRGILLAMPEGPDRDQLAAFLTEDGYGRVLCAATLTDLLDHLDRPGLNLVLVDGGVAEVQGLGLASLLKHRMEEDMPPVILAEASVDADLVLGAQETGVAQILVKPYALDLDFRRMIEEHLGIG
- the hflX gene encoding GTPase HflX: MTESLPRCLLIARQGPEDREDRIEDHLLELAELARSCGFEVWARRRLKRPQIASRTFYGSGQLEALADEAARQGVRHLICDDELSGSQVNAIEKLTNLICLDRTGLILSIFEQRAQTREAKAQVELARCEYELPRLKGAWTHLERQGGGVGLRGGPGETQIEVDRRMIRTRISQLKRELAHLEQVRKTQREGRPKGMPRVALVGYTNAGKTSLLKALTGEGEPRDLLFATLDTTTRKAWLGQDFDPETGEGDAEPKHCLVADTVGFIRKLPHQLVAAFRSTLGEVRTADALLVVADAAHPDLEDHLKVVGATLREIGCEPEDIGAQPRLLVLNQVDRLHRPQKLELKKRHPGAIQTCALQGAGIGEIRGWLRELIPGPPKPRTLEAWELPEPVPAP
- a CDS encoding DUF4149 domain-containing protein, translated to MSPSTLRRLDQVSVALLLLWAGAALGFGAFSAPLLFQELPSRDVAGRLAGLTIGRLDWAAWVAFGLAGLSWGARWMAEVKEEIVGPIRLWSAAWLVALLMCLASTFVVTPKVRAIRARIGAPIETLAPDHADRVAYNKAHGLSRNLFFLRILLAMGLASTVGMLPRKDSAPKA
- a CDS encoding type II secretion system protein, with amino-acid sequence MRLTPSRQRGFTLIELVAVMTILALLATVGLAGYRHKTQMAREAVLKENLFQLNHALEQFRADRGKYPSNLGALRELHYLRDIPVDPMTRSKDTWQTELEPPDPDNPDAEVGIFRVRSGSTDKSEDGIPYNEW